The following proteins come from a genomic window of Paenibacillus swuensis:
- a CDS encoding DinB family protein yields the protein MGNYLFEQLAFVRGQTLKFMQGVSEDEGNRIPEGFRNHIRWQLGHIYTVTERFAFYFAGLPMVLPDGFSEQFGNGTSPETPTNYPVPTLQELETLLQEQLHRIQTTLPERVHQTIDPPYVTSAGMRLGSIEEFLTFNLYHEGMHISMIKVYKKLVAGK from the coding sequence ATGGGGAATTATTTGTTCGAACAGCTGGCTTTTGTAAGAGGACAGACGTTGAAGTTTATGCAAGGTGTGAGTGAAGATGAGGGAAATCGGATTCCCGAAGGGTTTCGGAACCATATTCGCTGGCAGCTGGGACATATTTATACGGTGACGGAGCGATTCGCTTTCTATTTCGCGGGACTGCCGATGGTGCTCCCCGACGGATTCTCCGAGCAATTTGGGAACGGCACTTCGCCGGAAACCCCTACTAATTACCCCGTGCCGACGCTGCAGGAGCTGGAGACGTTGCTGCAAGAGCAGCTTCATCGCATCCAGACGACATTGCCGGAGCGGGTGCATCAGACGATTGATCCGCCTTACGTTACTTCCGCGGGCATGCGTTTAGGTTCGATAGAAGAATTCCTCACGTTTAATCTGTACCATGAGGGTATGCATATCAGCATGATTAAGGTGTATAAGAAACTGGTAGCGGGCAAGTAA
- the nadE gene encoding ammonia-dependent NAD(+) synthetase — MSLQQEIIAKLGVQPTIEPEAEIRKRVNFLKDYVKNSRTSGLLIAISGGIDSAVAAALCKKATDELKEESGQDYMTLGVFQPYGEQEDIADSYAVAEAFNLTHTVETNIEDTVNEIALEVEFGYKKLGIHRHISKEAKGNTKARTRMVMQYALAFDLNLIVVGTDHASEAITGFFTKYGDGAVDITPLSTLNKRQVRQLAALLGVPQSILDKAPTAGLWAGQTDEKELGISYEDNSDYLEGKTINDEAREKLERHYLKTEHKRTAIPGI; from the coding sequence ATGAGTCTGCAACAAGAGATTATTGCCAAATTAGGCGTACAACCGACGATCGAGCCGGAAGCGGAAATCCGCAAGCGGGTGAATTTTCTCAAGGACTATGTGAAGAATTCCCGTACCAGCGGCCTCCTCATTGCGATTAGCGGCGGAATTGACAGCGCGGTCGCGGCGGCGTTGTGCAAGAAAGCCACGGACGAGCTTAAAGAGGAAAGCGGTCAGGATTACATGACGCTGGGCGTATTTCAACCTTACGGGGAGCAGGAAGATATCGCGGACAGCTACGCGGTGGCCGAGGCGTTCAACCTGACGCATACCGTGGAGACGAACATCGAGGATACAGTCAATGAGATCGCGCTCGAAGTGGAGTTTGGGTACAAAAAGCTCGGCATCCATCGCCACATCAGCAAGGAAGCCAAAGGCAACACGAAAGCCAGAACAAGAATGGTGATGCAATACGCTTTGGCGTTTGACCTCAATCTGATTGTAGTCGGAACCGATCATGCTTCTGAGGCGATTACCGGGTTCTTCACCAAATACGGTGACGGCGCCGTGGATATTACGCCGCTCAGCACCCTGAACAAACGTCAAGTGCGACAGCTTGCCGCTTTACTCGGCGTGCCGCAGAGCATTCTGGACAAAGCGCCGACCGCAGGACTATGGGCGGGTCAGACCGATGAGAAAGAACTCGGCATCAGCTATGAAGATAACAGCGATTATCTTGAAGGCAAGACCATCAACGATGAGGCACGTGAGAAACTGGAGCGCCATTACCTCAAGACGGAGCACAAACGTACGGCAATCCCGGGAATCTAG
- the acpS gene encoding holo-ACP synthase, giving the protein MIIGIGHDVIEIRRIDRTLQQRYGDLFMRRVLTQAEYDYAQEKANGRLTEFVAGRFAAKEAVVKAFGSGIGRKTGFQDVEIMPDEQGKPVCTLSESALQRLGMANVPLHIHISITHSESLASAFSVIEKN; this is encoded by the coding sequence ATGATTATCGGAATTGGTCATGATGTGATCGAGATCAGGCGTATAGACAGAACACTGCAGCAACGTTACGGAGACCTGTTCATGCGCAGAGTGCTGACCCAGGCTGAATATGATTATGCGCAAGAGAAGGCGAACGGGAGACTGACGGAATTCGTTGCGGGACGATTTGCGGCTAAAGAGGCGGTTGTGAAAGCTTTTGGCTCCGGCATTGGACGCAAGACCGGGTTTCAGGATGTGGAAATTATGCCCGACGAGCAGGGTAAACCCGTTTGCACGCTAAGTGAAAGCGCCTTGCAGCGACTGGGTATGGCGAACGTGCCGCTGCATATTCATATCAGCATCACGCACAGCGAATCACTCGCTTCGGCTTTCTCGGTAATTGAGAAGAATTAA
- the mutY gene encoding A/G-specific adenine glycosylase, which yields MDLAQRQRFFSTNLLAWYDVHKRDLPWRRNKNPYYIWISEIMLQQTRVDTVIPYWHRFIEKFPTIEALADAPEDEVLKAWEGLGYYSRARNLQSAVREVMETYGGIVPDTKPEISGLKGVGPYTAGAILSIAYNKPEPAVDGNVMRVLSRYFLIEEDIMKGSTRAYMESLIYQLIPEGRAGDFNQALMELGAMVCTPKSPHCLTCPVMEQCAGRLEGMEESLPVKTKAKPPRPEHRLAAVIAGTGERAGQFLIRRRPDTGLLARMWELPHVAAPEPGMAFAEGGEAAGEALRAGLAAEAGLDIQPLRWLMLAEHTFSHIHWNMGVYVCELAPGPDAAAAGAGDSGPPPGCAWVDAASWREYAFPNVFLRIVKEYLK from the coding sequence ATGGATTTAGCTCAGAGACAACGATTTTTCAGTACAAATTTACTGGCTTGGTATGATGTTCACAAAAGGGACTTGCCCTGGCGGCGCAACAAAAATCCTTACTATATCTGGATTTCCGAAATTATGTTGCAGCAAACTCGGGTCGACACGGTGATTCCGTACTGGCATCGGTTTATCGAGAAGTTTCCGACGATTGAAGCATTGGCGGATGCGCCTGAGGATGAGGTGCTTAAGGCCTGGGAGGGCCTCGGGTACTACTCCCGGGCACGGAATTTGCAGTCCGCGGTCCGGGAAGTGATGGAGACCTACGGCGGCATTGTACCGGATACGAAGCCGGAAATTTCCGGCTTGAAAGGCGTGGGGCCTTACACGGCAGGCGCAATCTTAAGCATCGCGTACAACAAGCCTGAGCCGGCCGTAGACGGCAATGTCATGCGAGTGCTGTCAAGATACTTCCTGATCGAGGAAGATATCATGAAGGGCAGCACAAGGGCTTACATGGAGAGCTTGATCTATCAGCTCATCCCGGAAGGGCGCGCGGGCGATTTCAACCAGGCCCTCATGGAGCTGGGCGCCATGGTGTGCACGCCGAAGTCGCCGCATTGCCTCACCTGTCCGGTGATGGAGCAATGCGCCGGCCGTCTTGAGGGCATGGAAGAGTCCCTGCCCGTCAAGACGAAGGCTAAGCCGCCCCGCCCCGAGCACCGCTTGGCGGCCGTCATCGCCGGCACCGGCGAGCGCGCCGGTCAGTTCCTCATTCGCAGGCGGCCGGACACCGGGCTGCTCGCGCGAATGTGGGAACTGCCGCACGTCGCGGCGCCGGAGCCGGGCATGGCCTTCGCCGAAGGCGGCGAGGCTGCCGGGGAGGCGCTGCGCGCGGGGCTGGCCGCGGAGGCGGGGCTGGACATACAGCCGCTGCGCTGGCTGATGTTGGCGGAGCACACATTCTCCCATATTCATTGGAATATGGGGGTGTATGTGTGCGAGCTCGCCCCGGGCCCCGACGCGGCCGCGGCGGGCGCCGGGGACAGCGGGCCGCCCCCGGGCTGCGCCTGGGTGGATGCCGCGTCCTGGCGGGAGTACGCGTTCCCGAACGTATTCCTTCGCATCGTGAAGGAATACTTGAAATAA
- a CDS encoding BrxA/BrxB family bacilliredoxin, with amino-acid sequence MSMSFERYMADMVTPMRTELTRLGITELLTPEQVEASLPNAEGTALVVVNSVCGCAAGQCRPGVARALENEKLPTHLYTVFAGQEKEATAKAREYFAPYPPSSPSIALMKNGELVHFIERHMIENRGADEIAAELKQAFDKHCD; translated from the coding sequence ATGTCAATGTCTTTCGAACGTTACATGGCGGATATGGTTACACCTATGCGCACAGAGCTGACCAGACTCGGAATCACCGAGCTGTTGACGCCGGAGCAAGTTGAAGCATCCCTGCCGAACGCGGAAGGAACGGCGCTGGTTGTCGTGAATTCCGTATGCGGATGCGCGGCTGGACAATGTCGTCCGGGCGTGGCACGCGCTTTGGAGAATGAGAAGCTACCTACACATCTCTACACGGTTTTTGCCGGACAGGAGAAAGAAGCAACGGCGAAAGCGAGAGAATATTTCGCGCCTTACCCGCCGTCGTCACCATCCATCGCTCTGATGAAGAACGGTGAACTGGTTCATTTCATCGAGCGTCACATGATTGAGAACCGCGGTGCGGATGAAATCGCGGCGGAATTGAAGCAAGCTTTCGATAAACACTGCGATTAA